A stretch of DNA from Nitrospira sp.:
ACAAGCTGGACCAGCTCCAGGACAGCGCCACTGCGCCTGTGGCTGAGCCTTAGACCGTTCCTCGTCATCAGTCCACTAGCTCAGCCATCGGCCTGCCAGAGCGACATGCGCCGAGGACAAAATTCGTGGTGCGAGCATTCAGAGCAATGTGGGGGAGTGCGGAGCCCTCAGGACCGTGAATCCTGATATTCCTCGTGCCAGGCCATCTGGATGGATTCGAGGATCTTCTCGTTTGATTTTTTCGGATCGTCTTTGAAGTCCGGGAGGGCGACGATCCAGGCGTGCATGTCCGTAAAGCGGATAGTCAGCGGGTCAGCATCCGGGTGCTCCTCGACCAGGCGAATCGCGATATCTTCCGCATCCTGCCATTTCAAATCCATCAGGGCTCCTCGCGTCGGTGAATCAGGTCACATCAGAGATTTTTTTGCCTTGAAGCCCTTGCTTCAAGGAATTGTCCAGCATGGCCACAGTCAGGCCTTTGGCGGCTTGCTCCAGATCAGCCATACGTCCGCGAATGGCACGCGGGTCGGTTCCTTCCTTGGCCGAGGCCAGGGCCGACAGTGCAGCGCGAATCTTGGTGACCTCTTCTGCGGCGACCAGATGTCCGCCGTCGGCTAATGATTTGTCGGTCGTGGTGATCAGAGCCCCTGCATCCAGCCTGGCTTCGATCACTTTTCTCGCGCTGACATCGTCCGCGGCGAATTTGAACGAGTCTTCGATCATGCGTTCGACTTCTTGATCCGACAGTCCGTACGACGGTTTGACCTCGATCGACTGCGTCTCACCGGTCCGCATGTCTTTGGCCATGACGTTCAAAATGCCATTGGCATCGATCAGGAACGTCACTTCGATGCGTGGAACCCCCGCGGGTAACGGCGGCACCTTCAAGCGGAACCGCGCCAAGCTGCGATTGTCTTTCACTAACTCGCGTTCCCCCTGAAGAATGTGAATGTCCACACCGGTTTGACCGTCGACATAGGTGGTGAACATTTCCTTGGCGCTAGCCGGAATCGTCGTATTGCGGCGAATGAGGCTGCTCATGACCCCGCCCATGGTTTCGATGCCCAAGGACAGCGGGGT
This window harbors:
- the iscX gene encoding Fe-S cluster assembly protein IscX; translated protein: MDLKWQDAEDIAIRLVEEHPDADPLTIRFTDMHAWIVALPDFKDDPKKSNEKILESIQMAWHEEYQDSRS